ccttaACCATACTTGTCATCACAATAACATATGAACTTTGGTACACAATCTATCGATGAACAGAATACAATTTCCACCCAATGAAATTTCTTCTATTTCTCGTCGTACCATGTTTGATTTTTAGTTTGGCCAAGTCATCTCTGAACGTTTTGTGCTGGCATGACAGGATCCTGCATCTGAACCTGCAAAATCGTCTGCAGATGTGCAGACAATTTGCAAAGGTCTCATAACAGAACTTTCAAGTAGGAATAGGACTCTAAAATCTGTTTCTAGTAAGGAAATCTCAGTTCCAAGCCAAGCATCTAGTCCTGCTATTCAGCAGCAACAGAAAGAAGCATTGCAAGGATTCTTGAATATGTCATTAGAGGCTCTACAGCAAGCTAATTGCTTTGTCAATATTGAGGGAATTCTTCATACCCTTGTTCAACATACTAGTAatctgcaggaaaagacaattCTTGAAGATATGTTGTCTCGCTTGACAGGATTTAAAGAAAGTATTCCTCATGCCAAAGCTGTTGTGGAGACTGCTCAAGCTCGAAGAGCATCTCTTGCGGGAAAAACTGCTGATCTTGATTCAAAGCTAGAGGAAAGACAAAAGGAATTAAGTTCATTAGAATCTGAATTCTCAACACTTTCAGAAGAAGAAGCAAAACTAGAAGCAGAGATTCAACGACTAATGACCCAGAAGGAGGAGCTTCTTATCCAAAAGAAGTCGGTTTCATTTAAGTTGGAGAGAGCGAACCAAGAGACATGTAAAGATATTGAAGAATGGAGAAGTTTGGAAGGAGAAATTAAGAAGGCTAATGGTGAATGGCTTGGAGGTAAAGAGAAGTTAGCTTCAGCTAATGTGCATTGGAAACTCTTCAGGGAGGATTTGGGTCTTGGAAAGCTTCACATTTCCTAGTGTTATGTTATTCTTGTGTATTtcgtttttccttttctttcctcTTGTGCtaaacaatttattcaaatGGAATCCTTTGATTGCGGCGGACACTAACTCCTCATTATTTGGTTAGATGAGGTGTTATTAAAGTATGATACCATAAAGTGAACTATATTACCTTGGTTGGATGAGGTGTTATTAAAGTGTGGTACTGTAAAGTGAAGTATATTACCTTGGAAACGTTTCAAATGTTTAGATGAGGTGTTATTAAAGTAAGATATGGCAAGGTAAATGAGGTGATGGTAAAGTACAATGAAATACCTAGTAAGGTAAAGTAAATGTTGAATAATATTAATGTGTTTGTTTTGGGGGTAAATATTAGAACTACTATTGTGTTGttataataaaatgataaacTCCAATTTGGAGTTGTTAGAAAACTCCTGTCAAAAACCATACATATCGAGTATGAGCATTTACTAGAGGGGGAAAAGTTAAGACAATTTTCTCTCATATTGACACTTGATAGAACAAAAACAATAGTATAAACCAAACAGAAATCtaatagaaaacaaaattgTATCGCCAAAAATGAATCCAGAGGTCAATAATAAGTTTTCTTTTGTGGCTTTTGAGCAAAGTCAGTTGAAGTCTAACAACGAAACTGTTTAGCTATTACTCGTATTGACGCCACTACATAGAACAAGACTGAAcagaaataatatatattaatatttgggCACAATAAAAATCCAAAGCTTTGTCCACAGAGACGGGTAAAAAATGTAAGCAATACCAATATACAGACTGCACGATTGTAAAAGCACTCATGTAACAATGATTTTTCTATGAATATGCTCCCCTGATAAACCACCAGCTTCGTCATGATCATGATGGTGAAATATAAGCGTCAGAATCCCTACCAAAC
The window above is part of the Euphorbia lathyris chromosome 3, ddEupLath1.1, whole genome shotgun sequence genome. Proteins encoded here:
- the LOC136223379 gene encoding MATH domain and coiled-coil domain-containing protein At3g58270-like isoform X1 codes for the protein MEGAGAGAGGQIKTSAKSKFTWEISNFSRVTEKKLSSDTFIAGDCKWRLLLFPKGNSVDHLSIYLEVADSTELPHGWSRDAEFSLAVINQSNNNATVRKETRKVFNGKVNDWGFTSFIPLRKIKDPAERYLVKDTLIVEGDVLVLSAVHYSKVEYKKEVRKLKPKAPNQTPLIDEKVVEPTVTSETTAIASAEQVLALPPPVIQEINDPASEPAKSSADVQTICKGLITELSSRNRTLKSVSSKEISVPSQASSPAIQQQQKEALQGFLNMSLEALQQANCFVNIEGILHTLVQHTSNLQEKTILEDMLSRLTGFKESIPHAKAVVETAQARRASLAGKTADLDSKLEERQKELSSLESEFSTLSEEEAKLEAEIQRLMTQKEELLIQKKSVSFKLERANQETCKDIEEWRSLEGEIKKANGEWLGGKEKLASANVHWKLFREDLGLGKLHIS
- the LOC136223379 gene encoding MATH domain and coiled-coil domain-containing protein At3g58270-like isoform X2, translated to MEGAGAGGQIKTSAKSKFTWEISNFSRVTEKKLSSDTFIAGDCKWRLLLFPKGNSVDHLSIYLEVADSTELPHGWSRDAEFSLAVINQSNNNATVRKETRKVFNGKVNDWGFTSFIPLRKIKDPAERYLVKDTLIVEGDVLVLSAVHYSKVEYKKEVRKLKPKAPNQTPLIDEKVVEPTVTSETTAIASAEQVLALPPPVIQEINDPASEPAKSSADVQTICKGLITELSSRNRTLKSVSSKEISVPSQASSPAIQQQQKEALQGFLNMSLEALQQANCFVNIEGILHTLVQHTSNLQEKTILEDMLSRLTGFKESIPHAKAVVETAQARRASLAGKTADLDSKLEERQKELSSLESEFSTLSEEEAKLEAEIQRLMTQKEELLIQKKSVSFKLERANQETCKDIEEWRSLEGEIKKANGEWLGGKEKLASANVHWKLFREDLGLGKLHIS